In the Arthrobacter sp. 31Y genome, one interval contains:
- a CDS encoding alpha-mannosidase, with protein sequence MHDDRRITEQRLDRFVRERILPAIYGRAIPLQLSSWDAPGEPVPAAEALRQVYAQQEPGAEWGKAWSTKWLRLQGEVPEDWGMADSTTVEIIVDLGFNSDVPGFQCEGTAWRSDGSIIKAISPRNYHVPLKLLGGGHSVDFYVEAAANPDVAQGWSFAPTPLGDKATSGEEPRYRLGRIAIAELNETIWELNQDIWTLSGLMHELPMDMPRRHEILRALERMLDVMDPDDVAGTAAAGRAELAQVLSRPAYASAHELLATGHAHIDSAWLWPVRETIRKCARTFSNVVALMDEDPDFVFSCSSAQQMAWMKEFFPELFVRIREKVKAGQFVPVGGMWVESDTNMPGGEAMARQFVEGKSFFLNEFDIECQEAWLPDSFGYSGAIPQIVKEAGSRWFLTQKISWNKVNRMPHHTFAWEGIDGTRLFTHFPPVDTYNAELHGRELAHAERNYRDHGRGTMSLVPFGYGDGGGGPTREMVAAAHRTADLEGSPKVRMGTAKEFFTKAEAEYTKLPVWVGEMYLEMHRGTYTSQAKTKRGNRRSEHLLREAELWCATAAVRLGGAYAYPADELKRLWRLVLLQQFHDILPGSSIAWVHQDAERNYEAISRDLEAIISHAAQALVGEGDQQFLLNAAPHPRNGVPALGAAGAAKPGSGVQVDELDDSYVLENGIIRAVLNRDGLLTSLVDHASGRDAIAPGQTGNLLELFRDTPNEWDAWDIEEFYRRNVTPLAQADAIEVERSPAAVVVVVKRKVGASTITQRLTLDAGAASLGISTTVDWQEREKMLKIAFPLDVRADRSASETQFGHVFRPTHTNTSWETAKFEICAHRWIHVAEPGYGVAVSNSSSYGHDVTRAVRADGGTTTTVRTSLLRSARFPDPEADRGEHTLELSIRPGAAIADAVEEGYRTNLKPRFITGGRPVEPLLSVSNPGIVVEAVKLAEDGSGDVIVRLYESLGERSTGLLTANFECSDAVATDLLERPTEAPGVTVETGSNVKLVLRPFQLVTLRLIR encoded by the coding sequence TTGCACGACGACCGCCGGATCACTGAACAGCGTCTCGACCGATTTGTTCGGGAACGCATTCTTCCGGCTATTTACGGCAGGGCGATCCCGCTTCAGCTGAGCAGTTGGGACGCGCCGGGCGAGCCCGTGCCGGCCGCCGAAGCGCTGCGCCAGGTTTATGCACAGCAGGAGCCTGGAGCTGAATGGGGCAAGGCATGGAGCACCAAGTGGCTGCGCCTGCAGGGCGAGGTGCCGGAGGACTGGGGCATGGCTGATTCCACAACGGTGGAGATCATTGTTGACCTTGGCTTCAACAGCGATGTTCCCGGGTTCCAGTGCGAAGGCACAGCGTGGCGCTCCGATGGAAGCATCATCAAGGCAATTTCGCCCCGGAACTACCACGTGCCGCTCAAACTTCTGGGCGGAGGCCACTCCGTGGACTTCTATGTGGAGGCCGCAGCCAATCCTGATGTCGCACAGGGTTGGTCGTTCGCCCCCACGCCACTGGGGGATAAAGCCACCTCCGGGGAAGAGCCCCGGTACAGACTGGGCCGCATCGCCATCGCTGAACTGAACGAAACCATCTGGGAACTCAACCAGGACATCTGGACCCTCAGCGGCTTGATGCACGAGCTTCCCATGGACATGCCACGACGCCATGAGATCCTGCGTGCGCTTGAGCGCATGCTGGACGTCATGGACCCGGACGACGTCGCCGGAACCGCCGCCGCCGGCCGTGCAGAGCTGGCACAGGTCCTCAGCCGTCCCGCATACGCCTCGGCCCACGAACTGCTGGCTACCGGCCATGCACACATCGACTCCGCCTGGTTGTGGCCCGTTCGCGAAACCATCCGCAAGTGTGCCCGCACCTTCTCCAACGTGGTGGCCTTGATGGATGAAGACCCGGACTTTGTGTTCTCTTGTTCTTCGGCACAGCAGATGGCGTGGATGAAGGAGTTCTTCCCTGAGCTCTTTGTGCGCATCCGGGAAAAGGTGAAGGCCGGCCAGTTCGTTCCAGTGGGTGGCATGTGGGTGGAATCGGACACCAATATGCCAGGCGGCGAGGCCATGGCCCGCCAATTCGTGGAAGGGAAGAGCTTCTTCCTGAACGAGTTCGACATCGAGTGCCAGGAGGCATGGCTCCCCGATTCGTTTGGTTACTCCGGAGCCATCCCGCAGATCGTCAAGGAAGCTGGATCGCGGTGGTTCCTCACCCAGAAGATTTCCTGGAACAAGGTCAACCGGATGCCTCATCACACCTTCGCCTGGGAAGGCATAGACGGCACCCGGCTGTTTACGCATTTCCCGCCGGTGGACACGTACAACGCTGAGCTGCACGGCCGCGAGCTGGCCCACGCAGAGCGCAATTACCGCGATCACGGCCGCGGGACCATGTCACTGGTGCCTTTCGGCTATGGCGACGGCGGTGGCGGACCTACGCGCGAAATGGTTGCCGCTGCGCACCGCACGGCAGATTTGGAAGGCTCCCCGAAGGTCCGCATGGGCACAGCCAAGGAATTCTTCACGAAGGCCGAAGCCGAGTACACCAAGCTGCCGGTCTGGGTGGGCGAGATGTACCTGGAAATGCACCGTGGAACCTACACCAGCCAGGCGAAGACGAAGCGCGGCAACCGTCGGAGTGAACACCTCCTGCGCGAAGCGGAGCTGTGGTGCGCCACTGCCGCCGTCCGGCTTGGCGGGGCCTACGCCTATCCCGCCGACGAGCTCAAACGACTCTGGCGGCTGGTTCTCCTCCAGCAATTCCACGACATCCTGCCCGGCAGCTCCATCGCCTGGGTCCATCAGGACGCCGAACGGAACTATGAAGCCATATCCCGGGACCTTGAGGCGATCATCAGCCATGCAGCCCAAGCACTGGTAGGCGAGGGCGATCAACAGTTCTTGCTGAACGCCGCTCCACATCCGCGTAACGGCGTCCCAGCGTTAGGGGCAGCCGGGGCCGCGAAGCCCGGGTCCGGTGTTCAGGTGGACGAGCTCGACGACAGCTACGTCCTGGAAAACGGCATCATCCGCGCCGTCCTGAACCGTGACGGTCTGCTGACGTCCCTGGTGGACCACGCAAGCGGGCGTGACGCAATCGCCCCCGGCCAAACCGGAAACCTGCTGGAGCTGTTCCGCGATACCCCGAACGAGTGGGACGCCTGGGACATCGAAGAGTTCTACCGCCGCAACGTCACCCCGCTGGCCCAAGCGGATGCGATCGAGGTTGAGCGCTCGCCGGCTGCCGTCGTCGTGGTGGTCAAGCGCAAGGTGGGTGCCTCCACCATCACCCAACGCCTGACGCTCGACGCCGGTGCGGCGTCGCTGGGGATCAGCACCACGGTGGACTGGCAGGAACGCGAAAAGATGCTCAAGATCGCCTTCCCCCTGGATGTCAGGGCGGACCGGTCAGCGTCCGAGACCCAATTCGGCCATGTCTTCCGCCCCACTCACACCAACACCTCCTGGGAAACAGCCAAGTTCGAGATCTGCGCCCACCGCTGGATCCACGTGGCCGAGCCCGGCTACGGCGTGGCAGTGAGCAACTCCTCCAGCTACGGTCACGACGTCACCAGGGCGGTCCGTGCCGATGGCGGAACCACGACGACGGTCCGCACCTCGCTGCTGCGCTCCGCCCGGTTCCCGGACCCCGAGGCAGACCGGGGCGAACACACGCTCGAGTTGTCCATCCGGCCCGGCGCTGCGATCGCTGATGCCGTGGAAGAGGGCTACCGCACCAACCTGAAGCCGAGGTTCATCACTGGCGGACGGCCTGTGGAACCGCTGCTTTCCGTATCCAACCCCGGAATCGTGGTGGAGGCGGTGAAGCTGGCCGAGGATGGCTCGGGCGATGTTATTGTCCGGCTCTATGAATCGTTGGGGGAGCGCTCAACAGGCCTCCTCACGGCCAATTTCGAGTGCTCTGATGCGGTGGCCACGGACCTGCTGGAACGCCCCACGGAAGCTCCAGGAGTGACCGTGGAGACGGGCTCCAACGTCAAGCTGGTGCTCCGGCCCTTCCAACTGGTCACGCTGAGGCTTATTCGCTGA
- a CDS encoding amino acid ABC transporter ATP-binding protein, with product MSPTNESAQQPHVASVLVARNLAKAFGSNVVLRDIDIDIRRGQVVALIGPSGSGKTTVLRSLNGLEIPDAGTVTFGSGDASAELAIDFGAKVGKKEVAALRDRSAMVFQHYNLFPHMTVLKNIIEGPVQVQKRPRAEAIADAERLLERVGLADKRDAYPFELSGGQQQRVGIVRALALKPQLLLFDEPTSALDPELVGDVLGVIKELAEEGWTMVIVTHELAFAQHVADEVIFMDGGVVVERGPAAEVLREPRQERTKLFVKRLQHDV from the coding sequence ATGTCGCCCACTAACGAGTCTGCACAGCAGCCGCACGTCGCCTCGGTCCTGGTGGCGCGGAACCTGGCCAAAGCCTTCGGAAGCAACGTTGTCCTGCGGGACATCGACATCGATATCCGCCGCGGCCAGGTAGTGGCCCTGATCGGGCCTTCAGGCTCCGGCAAGACCACGGTCCTGCGGTCCCTGAACGGCCTGGAAATTCCCGATGCCGGCACGGTCACCTTTGGAAGCGGCGATGCCTCAGCCGAGCTCGCCATCGACTTCGGAGCCAAGGTGGGGAAGAAAGAGGTGGCTGCGCTCCGGGACCGCAGCGCCATGGTCTTCCAGCATTACAACCTGTTCCCTCACATGACGGTCCTGAAGAACATCATCGAAGGGCCCGTCCAGGTCCAAAAACGGCCCCGCGCAGAGGCAATTGCCGACGCCGAACGCCTGCTGGAGCGCGTTGGCCTCGCGGACAAGCGCGATGCCTACCCCTTTGAACTTTCCGGAGGCCAGCAGCAGCGCGTGGGAATCGTCCGGGCGTTGGCCCTCAAGCCCCAACTGCTCCTGTTCGACGAGCCCACGTCAGCGTTGGATCCGGAACTCGTTGGCGACGTCCTCGGCGTCATCAAGGAACTCGCCGAAGAGGGTTGGACCATGGTGATCGTGACCCATGAGCTGGCCTTTGCCCAACATGTGGCCGACGAGGTAATTTTCATGGACGGCGGCGTCGTCGTGGAACGTGGGCCGGCGGCTGAGGTGTTGCGGGAACCGCGTCAGGAGCGGACCAAGCTCTTTGTGAAGCGGCTTCAGCACGACGTCTAG
- a CDS encoding amino acid ABC transporter permease, translating to MNWDLIWSSFGPLITGAVTGTIPLTLASFAFGLILALVVALMRLSPNWFLSGIGRFYVSVIRGTPLLVQLFVIFFGLPSIGIRLDPWPSAIIAFSLNVGGYAAEIIRAAILSVPKGQWEAGHTIGMSRPQALVRIILPQAARVSVPPLSNTFISLVKDTSLASLILVTELFRNAQQIAAFSQEFMALYLQAALVYWVICLALSTAQSAVEKRLDRYVAH from the coding sequence ATGAACTGGGACCTCATCTGGAGTTCCTTCGGGCCACTGATCACCGGCGCCGTCACCGGAACCATTCCGCTGACGCTCGCGTCCTTTGCCTTCGGCTTGATTCTGGCGCTGGTTGTTGCCCTGATGCGCCTGAGCCCCAACTGGTTCCTGTCAGGCATTGGCCGCTTCTACGTCTCGGTCATCCGCGGCACTCCCCTGCTGGTGCAGCTCTTTGTGATTTTCTTTGGACTGCCCAGCATCGGCATCCGGCTTGACCCCTGGCCCAGCGCCATCATCGCCTTCTCACTGAATGTGGGCGGTTACGCCGCGGAGATCATCCGTGCGGCCATCCTGTCCGTTCCCAAGGGCCAGTGGGAAGCCGGCCACACCATCGGCATGTCCCGCCCGCAGGCGCTGGTGCGCATCATCCTTCCCCAGGCAGCACGGGTATCCGTTCCGCCGTTGTCCAACACCTTCATTTCGCTGGTGAAAGACACGTCCCTCGCCTCGCTCATCCTGGTCACCGAACTGTTCCGCAACGCCCAGCAAATCGCGGCGTTCAGCCAGGAGTTCATGGCCCTCTACCTGCAGGCAGCCCTGGTTTACTGGGTCATTTGCCTGGCCCTTTCCACAGCGCAATCCGCCGTGGAAAAGAGATTGGACCGCTATGTCGCCCACTAA
- a CDS encoding amino acid ABC transporter substrate-binding protein has product MNSLRTRRSVLAATLTAAALALSACGGGSAPAQSGGDTSLSDVKSKGELIIATEGTYRPFSFHADGAGELTGFDVEIAQAVAGKLGVKATFQETQFDGIFAGLESKRFDTIANQISINDERKAKYDFSTPYTISTGVVVTKSDNSSINSFADLKGKTTAQSLTSNFYKMAVEAGANVQAVEGWAQSATLVQQGRVDATVNDKLTYLDYAKNTPDSGLKVAAEAPEKTESAMVFRKGSTELTAAVDKALADLQADGTLAKISEKYFGADVTK; this is encoded by the coding sequence ATGAACAGCCTTCGTACCCGCCGCTCTGTCCTCGCAGCAACCTTGACCGCGGCCGCCCTCGCACTTTCCGCGTGCGGCGGAGGATCTGCGCCCGCCCAGTCCGGTGGAGATACGTCCCTTTCGGACGTCAAATCCAAGGGCGAACTGATCATTGCCACTGAAGGTACCTACCGCCCCTTCAGCTTCCACGCTGACGGCGCCGGGGAGCTCACCGGGTTCGACGTCGAGATCGCCCAGGCTGTGGCCGGGAAACTCGGCGTGAAGGCCACCTTCCAGGAGACCCAGTTCGACGGCATCTTTGCCGGCCTGGAATCCAAGCGATTCGATACCATCGCCAACCAGATCTCCATTAATGACGAGCGCAAGGCCAAATACGATTTCTCCACGCCCTACACCATCTCCACCGGCGTGGTAGTCACCAAGTCGGACAACAGCAGCATCAACAGCTTCGCGGACCTCAAGGGCAAGACCACCGCGCAGTCACTGACCAGCAACTTCTACAAGATGGCCGTTGAAGCAGGCGCCAATGTCCAGGCAGTTGAAGGCTGGGCCCAGTCCGCAACGCTGGTGCAGCAGGGACGGGTGGACGCTACGGTGAACGACAAACTCACGTATTTGGATTACGCCAAGAACACTCCCGACTCCGGCCTGAAGGTGGCCGCCGAGGCGCCGGAAAAGACCGAGAGCGCCATGGTGTTCCGCAAGGGCTCCACGGAGCTCACAGCAGCCGTGGACAAGGCACTGGCCGATCTTCAGGCTGACGGCACCCTGGCCAAAATTTCGGAAAAGTACTTCGGTGCGGACGTCACCAAGTAG
- a CDS encoding ABC-F family ATP-binding cassette domain-containing protein has product MTATLVAKDLAGGHGHRTLFSDLSLTVAPGDVVGVVGANGAGKTTLLRILAGVDQPQAGSVSLAPSDAFVGWLPQEHERTAGETIAAYIARRTGCAQATHEMESTAEALGSGAPGADDAYSLAFDRWMASGAADLEDRLPAVLADLGLELGADALMTGLSGGQAARVALAALLLSRFDVVLLDEPTNDLDLDGLARLESFVQGLRGGVVLVSHDREFLARCVTTVVELDLAQNSVAVYDGGYEAFLEERAVAKRHARERYEEFANTKADLVSRARTQREWSSQGVRNAMKKNPDNDKIRRAASSESSEKQAQKVRQMESRIARLTEVEEPRKEWQLQFTIGQAPRSSAVVATLRNVVARQGDFTLGPVNLQLNGGERIGITGPNGAGKSTLLRLLLGTQEPDDGEASMGASVAIGEIDQARGLLDGGRPLGDAVEAVLMDWNSADVRTLLAKFGLKADHTSRTVDSLSPGERTRAALALLQARGVNLLVLDEPTNHLDLPAIEQLEEALESYEGALLLVTHDRRLLENVRLDSRWHLDNGQVQELHHTPSQEK; this is encoded by the coding sequence ATGACTGCAACTTTGGTGGCCAAGGATCTTGCCGGTGGTCATGGCCATCGCACACTTTTCTCGGACCTTTCCCTGACCGTCGCGCCGGGCGATGTTGTGGGCGTGGTGGGAGCCAACGGCGCCGGTAAAACCACGCTGCTGCGCATCCTCGCCGGAGTGGACCAGCCACAAGCGGGGTCCGTCAGCCTCGCTCCCTCGGATGCCTTTGTGGGCTGGTTGCCGCAGGAACACGAGCGCACTGCGGGAGAAACAATCGCGGCGTACATTGCCCGGCGAACGGGCTGCGCGCAGGCAACACATGAGATGGAATCCACGGCCGAAGCTCTCGGCTCGGGGGCTCCCGGAGCCGATGACGCTTACTCTTTGGCCTTCGACCGCTGGATGGCCTCCGGTGCAGCAGACCTTGAGGACCGGCTCCCGGCTGTCCTGGCGGACCTTGGCCTGGAGCTCGGCGCCGATGCCCTGATGACTGGCCTTTCCGGCGGGCAAGCTGCACGCGTGGCTTTGGCCGCGTTGCTTCTCAGCCGTTTCGATGTGGTTCTCCTTGACGAACCCACCAACGACCTCGACCTTGACGGGCTCGCCCGGCTTGAATCCTTCGTCCAAGGCCTGCGCGGCGGTGTGGTGCTGGTCTCGCACGACCGCGAATTCCTGGCCCGCTGCGTCACAACCGTGGTGGAACTGGACCTCGCCCAGAACTCCGTGGCCGTATACGACGGCGGCTACGAAGCCTTCCTCGAAGAACGCGCCGTAGCCAAGCGCCACGCCAGGGAACGTTATGAAGAGTTCGCCAACACCAAGGCTGATCTCGTCTCCCGGGCACGTACCCAGCGTGAGTGGAGCTCCCAAGGCGTCCGGAACGCGATGAAGAAAAACCCGGACAATGACAAGATCCGTCGCGCCGCGAGCAGCGAATCGTCCGAGAAACAGGCCCAGAAAGTCCGCCAGATGGAGTCCCGCATTGCCCGGCTCACCGAGGTGGAAGAACCTCGGAAGGAGTGGCAGCTGCAGTTCACCATCGGCCAAGCGCCCCGCTCGAGTGCCGTCGTCGCCACCTTGCGTAACGTCGTCGCCCGGCAAGGTGACTTCACGCTGGGTCCGGTGAACCTCCAACTCAACGGTGGCGAGCGCATCGGCATCACAGGGCCCAACGGCGCCGGCAAGTCGACGCTGTTGCGTCTGTTGTTGGGGACGCAGGAACCGGACGACGGCGAGGCCTCCATGGGTGCCTCGGTGGCCATTGGCGAAATCGACCAGGCGCGTGGACTGCTCGACGGCGGGCGGCCGCTCGGTGACGCTGTTGAAGCTGTGTTGATGGACTGGAACAGCGCGGATGTCCGCACTCTCCTGGCCAAGTTCGGCCTTAAAGCCGATCACACCTCCCGCACCGTGGACTCGTTGTCCCCGGGGGAGCGGACCCGTGCTGCGCTTGCGTTGCTGCAGGCCCGCGGCGTGAACCTGCTGGTGCTGGACGAGCCCACCAACCATTTGGATCTTCCGGCCATTGAGCAACTGGAGGAGGCGCTGGAAAGCTATGAGGGCGCGCTCCTGCTGGTCACCCACGACCGCCGGCTGCTGGAAAACGTTCGGCTCGATTCGCGCTGGCACTTGGATAACGGCCAGGTCCAGGAACTGCACCACACCCCAAGCCAGGAGAAGTAA